In Treponema bryantii, the following proteins share a genomic window:
- a CDS encoding VirB8/TrbF family protein: MARIKWKPETYTIKGNVENKIIFDETIAEYDGLISKLHADCNAWRFVGLCSLLMFCASIGILIYQSTLPKTELVVVGVNDLGEARYYGRTPGLSFDQYDIKEVAIKNIIETYIECTYKISTDSQYMYNNYVRAMNYLDENKRKFYELDIKNEDPFSLVGQLKRDAEIETIIPVSESTYQVDFFVTESDMDGFRKHVTKKRGIFTFSRLSAKDYNAMEERRRILNPLGIYITDYSVVDVNNK, translated from the coding sequence ATGGCAAGAATTAAATGGAAGCCTGAGACATATACCATTAAGGGAAATGTTGAAAACAAGATTATCTTTGATGAAACAATTGCAGAATATGACGGACTTATAAGTAAACTTCATGCAGATTGTAACGCATGGCGTTTTGTAGGCTTGTGCAGTCTTTTAATGTTCTGTGCATCAATCGGAATTCTTATTTATCAGTCTACATTACCGAAGACAGAACTTGTAGTAGTTGGTGTAAATGATTTAGGAGAGGCCCGCTATTACGGTAGAACACCAGGTCTCAGCTTTGACCAGTACGATATTAAAGAAGTTGCTATCAAGAACATCATTGAAACCTACATTGAATGTACATATAAGATTTCTACTGATTCACAGTATATGTACAACAATTATGTCAGGGCTATGAATTATCTGGATGAAAATAAGAGAAAGTTCTATGAGCTTGATATTAAGAACGAAGATCCATTCAGTTTAGTTGGACAATTAAAACGGGATGCGGAGATAGAAACTATAATTCCAGTTTCTGAAAGTACTTATCAGGTAGATTTCTTTGTGACTGAAAGTGATATGGATGGATTTAGAAAACATGTTACAAAAAAGCGCGGTATTTTTACATTCAGTCGTCTGAGTGCAAAAGATTATAACGCTATGGAAGAAAGACGAAGGATTTTGAATCCGCTTGGAATATACATAACAGATTACAGTGTTGTTGATGTAAATAATAAATAG
- a CDS encoding TrbG/VirB9 family P-type conjugative transfer protein, which translates to MKKFWIILITVSVLFSACKTIDIEKSDELEEVKKEETPVVIEEPEYEVNGVRIKESEFVYNLEPVIVEKKEYIVIDKSEIEKAQKEKPVGQAAVKQSLKDSYVTLENFVGGTSYYMYDENKQFPIFTKQLALTTIILSNDEYMNEGSVPFMSDTERWEITGDVWNSDEGSRQLVMIKPLSSGLETNMMIVTNKRIYHFVLYSTKTDYQPMVKFKYPEEKKFITANTKKVFPESIKTSYDSTDASLLSFNYKVTVPFFSSKVEWVPNRVYDDGSHTYILLPEIVLQKEFPAIWENNNDIVNYEIDPEIHNLIIINKLVNKITLRVGRKKVVITKKKGIPKVMNLKR; encoded by the coding sequence ATGAAAAAGTTTTGGATAATTTTAATTACAGTTTCAGTTTTGTTTTCTGCATGTAAGACAATTGATATTGAAAAAAGCGATGAACTTGAAGAAGTAAAAAAAGAAGAAACTCCAGTTGTTATAGAGGAACCAGAATATGAAGTAAACGGAGTTCGAATTAAGGAAAGTGAATTTGTATACAACCTTGAACCTGTAATTGTTGAAAAAAAAGAATATATAGTTATTGATAAATCAGAAATTGAAAAAGCTCAGAAGGAAAAGCCCGTTGGACAGGCTGCGGTTAAGCAGAGCTTGAAAGACAGCTATGTAACACTTGAAAACTTTGTAGGTGGAACAAGTTATTATATGTATGATGAAAATAAGCAGTTTCCGATTTTTACTAAGCAGCTTGCATTAACAACTATCATTTTGAGTAATGATGAATACATGAACGAAGGTTCTGTTCCTTTTATGTCAGATACAGAAAGATGGGAAATTACAGGTGATGTATGGAACAGTGATGAAGGTTCACGCCAGCTTGTTATGATCAAACCTTTAAGTTCCGGGCTTGAAACAAATATGATGATTGTTACAAACAAAAGAATCTATCATTTTGTTCTTTATTCTACTAAGACAGATTATCAGCCGATGGTAAAGTTCAAATATCCGGAAGAAAAGAAGTTTATAACTGCTAATACAAAGAAAGTTTTTCCGGAATCTATAAAAACTTCTTATGATTCTACAGATGCCTCTCTTTTAAGCTTTAATTATAAAGTTACAGTTCCTTTCTTTTCGTCTAAAGTAGAGTGGGTTCCTAATCGTGTTTATGATGATGGAAGTCATACTTATATCTTGCTCCCTGAAATAGTTTTACAGAAAGAATTTCCTGCAATCTGGGAAAACAATAATGATATCGTAAATTATGAAATAGACCCGGAAATACATAACCTTATTATCATAAATAAGCTTGTAAACAAGATTACATTGAGAGTTGGTCGAAAAAAGGTAGTAATTACTAAGAAAAAGGGAATCCCTAAAGTTATGAATCTTAAAAGATAG